GAATAATTTGAGCAACATCGGCAATGCCATTTAAACCGAACGAATATCCAGCACCTACCCAAGCCACATCAGTTTTTAAAACCCTAACACCAGCATCTCTAGTTTCTTTAATAATATCACGTTGCAACAAAGCGCTTACACCTTCTTTTGGATGAAGATTAGATTGTGTCCATAAACCGATTTCTACTCCATTTTTACGAGCATAATCGCCAAAATCTTTAAGATTAGCAATGTTGCCATCTAAAGTTTCTGTTTGTCCGTAACCTGCACCATAACCGTCATTAGGCAACAACCAACCAAACGGCATATCATTCTTTTTATACCTATCTATTACTGCACGGGCAGAGAACTGATAATTATTCTTTTCGCCATTTAAAGATTCTTTTACACCTCCATTGTCTTTCTGACTTTCCTTGTATCTTTTTCCATCCTCAAACAATAATCCTTTTTCATCTTCCTTCCAATAATCTCTGTTATAAGCATTTAAGTGACCTTGGTAAAAACCAAATTTTGGCAATAAAATTGGATTACCTGTTAATTGGTAAAAATCATTTAATAAGGCAACAGTTCCATCATCAACCATCAAAAAGACATCTAAATAATCTGTTTCGTGAGCTAATTTTACTATTCCATTTTCTTTTGCCCCAAAATCATAACTTCCTTTTTTAAAGGTGTACCACATCATTGCGTAACCCTTTGTAGACCAATAATAAGGTGTTGGAGATGCTACACCACCATCTGTCCAGCTGTTTTGATTTTCTATGGCTATTTTTTTGCCCTTATGAGAGAAACGACCATTTTGTACACCACCTCCATAAAAATACTCATCAGCATTTTCTTTTAAAGTAAGAGTCACCTTGTCTTTTTCAAAGTTGACAGGAGATACTTCTGTTAATACAACAGCTTTTGTAGCTCTATTGATTACTTTTATCAATGATGTATTTTTATCTACTTGAACATCAATTTTTGCTGTTGAAACCGTGATTTGGTTATTCGTATCAACTATGTTTAAGCTAGTAACAGGTCTTCTTGGATTTTCTACCAATATTTTAGCTTCAGGTTTTGCTTCAGGATCTCTAAGCATCCCTCCTGCATTGTCTTGAAACAACCTAAAGATGTTTTCTCCGTAAAAATCTAAAGTCAGTTTTTGGTTATCTGGTAGTAAGAGTTCAACAGAAGTATCATTGATTTTTTTGGCACTAATTACTTTTGTGTTTTGCGCTAACAAAGGCATGGCCGATGCTAAAAGAACGAAAACAACTAAGTGTGCTATTGTTCTAATGTAATTGGGAAGAGAAAATATTTTCATCTTTATAAAATTTCTTTTTTAATATTCTACGTGATAATCTTTTTTAAATGCTTGTCCGCTCCAAGCTTTTTTTGCGGTCCAATCTGCCGCATCTGCAGTCCAAAATACATTATCTGCCGGTAAACCTAAGGGTAAAAAACCTAATGTAGCCATATACAAACTACCAGTTGAAGTATAGCCATCGGCAATGCCGGGTTGTGAACCACAAAAACCCAAAACTAACCAACCATTGGCATCAAAGTTATTGCATTGATCAAACATGCGATGCATAACAGCAGTTACCCCACAACGAACTTGAGCTGGACTAATTTGCGACGGCAATTTTTCCATCAAGGCTACCTGACCTAATGCTTGAAAAGCCGCAGTGCGATAAGTAACAGACCTACCCATTGGAACATAAGTACCATCAGGACTAATGATTCTTTCAGAAAACTCAGAATAACGTACCATTCGTTTTACAGCAGTATCATACATATCTATTGGAACTCTCTTTTTATCTGAAAGTACCTTGAAAAAATCGACTAACATGGGATGAATGACATAAGAGTTATAATAATCCATGCTAAAGCTTGGTCCATCGCTATACCAACCATCTCCTTGATACCATTCTAATATTTTTCTTTTTGCAAACTCTAAACGTACAGGATCTGCTTGTTCGCCAATGCTCAATAAAAAAGCTTCGTTAATTCCTGCAAACAACAACCAATTGTTATATGCTCCAGTACGTGTACGCAAGGCTTTAAACTCTTCAGCAATGCGCTTTTTAGTTACGTCATCTAATGGTTCCCATAATGCTTTTGGTGCTCTTAAAAATGCTTGCGCCATATAAGCAGCATCTACTATCGGCTGGCTTTCCGTTCTAAAATTCAGGTAATCTGGATTTGCTGGGTCTACTGCATTTGCAATACCTTTTAAAAGTGCTTCACGTAGTTTTTTGCGCATTTGCCCTTCTTTTGTCTCATCATCAGGTAAAGCAAGCCAAGGTGCAACACCAGCCATTGTTCTGCCAACTGCTTCTAAGTAAGTAACCTTTTTAAAGAAATCTGTTTTCTGACCAGGAGGCACTTCCACTGGCATGTTCTTTTTTAAGGTACTGTTAGAAAGGTTTAAAATAACTGGCGAAGACATCTTATATAATAGATTTGCCCAATATTCGCGGTCTTGGGCGCCAGTAACAACTGGATTAGGTTTTGCCTTCTTTTGAGCTTGAGCTTGAATGGTAACAGTAGATAAAACTACTGCCAAGCCCATATATTTAAGTTTATTTATCACTTTATTTTGTGCTAATTTCAAAATATCTGTTAGTTCCTGCAGAAAAATCTACAGTATATTGTAAGAATTGAGGTGTTTTACCTTTATAGATAATGGTCGATGGAATTAAAGTTTTGGTTGCCGCATCGTTTACTACTACGTTTTTAGGGTCAGCTTTTTTAATTTCTTTTTTAATATCCGACCATTTTACCTCAACAATTTGTTTTTTTGAGCTAGCAGTTTCGTTGTAAACCTCTTTAATAAATACATTGTCTTTTTGGTTTAGATATAAAGGAAGCATTTCGCTACCTGCTAAAAGGAAAGCGCCAACACCATACACATCAGTATCATCATAACCAACTTTATCTGGTGCTGCACCTTGTGCTTGTACAAAACCTAATTTACCATCTGGGTGAATAGATGTAACCAATGCCAACCAAGCCTTATTAACTACAGGTTGGTATTTTTTAGCTGGCAATAAACCATTGTTAATTCCCCAAGCCATTGCATAACAGATAAATCCTGTTCCGCTGGTTTCTTTTGAGGGGTAACTTGCAGGGTCAAGCAAACTTGCGTGCCAGCTTCCATCTGGTTGTTGTAAAGCTGCCAGTTTATTAGACATATCTTTAAATAAGCCTTCTAATTTTTTGCGTTCTGGATGGTTTTTTGGCATTACAGAAAGTACCCTTACCAAACCTCCTATTACCCAACCATTACCACGGCCCCAAAATACTTTAGTGCCATTTTTCTCTTTTTTATTGAAATAACGGCTATCTCTATAATAAAGCTTTTCATCTTTATCATAAAGGTATTCAGTTGTTTTCATCCACAGTTGTGCAGACTTATCTAAAAATTTAGCATCACCAGTTGCATCAGTTAAATAGCCCAAAGCTGGAGGCCCCATGAACAAAGCATCGCACCAAGCCCATTCTCTTAAGTGGATATTTTTTTTCCATTCCAAACCTTCGGTATGTGGTAAGGTGGTAATTGTATCAGCCAATGCTTTAAAATCGGCAATGTATTTTGGGTCTTTATAAATCTTATATAATTGAGAATAGAGCTGCCCAACACAGTAATCATCAGCAAAATAACGGTATTTGCCTACTTGCCATTTATTGTCTTCTCCAACCTGAATCAATTTTCGGTAATAGGTTTTATCATTCGCTAGTTTAGCCCAAGCTACCATACCAGTATACATGGCTCCACTTGTCCAATCTTTTTTAGGATTTTTCCAACCCACTTTCTCTAAAGTTTTCCATTGCCAATCGGCAACTTTTTTCATTTGAAAGAAAATAGAATCGCTTGTTAAGGCACCAAATTGACTTTTAGCGACCCCAGCATTTAGAAAAAAGAAAATTAAAAAGAATAAGGATATTCGTTTATTCATTGGTTTATTTGGTTGTGTGTTAATTAATTATTACCAAATTAAACATGTAAATCTTTATATACATAGTTAAGGACAACACAAACGTTTGATTTTTTTTAGATGTTTTATATTAAAATCAGAATCGATTTGAGTTAGACCTTGTTACAACACGCAATTTGTTGTTTTATGTAATCGAGTACCTAACCTTCTTGTGACATATTTAAGAATACGCTAGAAAATCAAACGTTTGTGTTGATATAAATACCATTGTTATTTATTTTCTGAAACAATTACACAGTTTATTATGTTAACTTTATAAAATACCAAGGAAAATTAACCTCAATCACCTTCCCTGTTGTTGCGCTAAAATATCAGCGTCTATTTCTTACCAACCGTTTGCAAGTTTAAAAAATGAAAAAACACACTTCAGATGGGCAGGAAACTACACATTTGCTTAACCTAAAAAATTCAGAACAAGAAAATCAAACTGCTGAATTAATTATTGCTAATAAAGAAATCGCCTTACAAATTGAAGACAAGGAAAATCGTGCAGCTGAATTAATCATTACCAATAAAGAACTCCTCTTCCAAATCCAAGAAAAAGAAAACCGAGCGGCAGAATTAGTTATTGCAAACAAAGAGCTAGCTTTTCAGAATGAAGAAAAGGAAAATAGAGCAGCAGAATTAGTTATTGCCAATAAAGAGCTAGCTTTTCAGAATGAGGAAAAAGAAAAAAGAGCTGCTGAATTGATTATCGCTAACAAAGAATTGGCTTTTCAGAACAAGGAAAAAGAGAAAAGAGCTGAAGAACTAATTACCGCAAATAGAGAACTTAAGAATGCTGAGGAAGATATTCGCATTTTAAATGAAGAGTTGGAACAAAAAGTTATTGAACGAACTGCACAACTAGAACTCGCCAATAAAGAATTAGGTTCTTTTTCATACTCTGTTTCGCATGATCTTAGAGCGCCAATTAGAGCTATAAATGGGTACTCAAAAATTCTTTTAGAAGATTATGTAGAAAAGCTAGATGTAGATGGAGAAAAAGCCCTTCAATCTATCATTTACAATTCTAAAAAAATGGGATTGTTAATTGATGATTTACTGGCCTTCTCTAAACTTGGCAGGAAACCAGTTACAGTTGCCGAAATTGATATGAATGCGCTGGTTCAGCTAATTAAGGAAGAATTGATTTTCGATAAAGATGAACACATACCGCAATTTGATTTAGAAGTATTGCTAAATGCCAAATGCGATAAATCATTAATTAGACAAGTGTGGATAAACCTCATCTCAAATGCCATTAAATATTCTAGCAACAAAACAAACACACATATAGAAATTGGCTCCTATCTAGAAGAAAATATGGTTGTTTATTTTGTAAAAGATAATGGCGCTGGTTTCGATATGGAATATTACGATAAGCTCTTTGGAGTTTTTCAACGTTTGCATTCTCAAGAAGAATTTGAAGGAACAGGTATAGGATTAGCAATAGTGCAAAAGATTGTGCACAGGCATAATGGAAATGTTTGGGCAGAATCAGAATTAGAAAAAGGCAGTTGTTTTTATTTCAGCTTGCCAGCAATAAATTAAAGAATATGGAATACGAAAATATAGAAATACTATTTGTAGAAGATAGCGTAGATGATGCCGCTTTAACGATAAGGGCATTAAATAAAAGTGGTTTTACCCAAAAATTGTTACACGTTAAAGATGGTGCAGAGGCATTAGATTTTTTGTATTGCAAAGGAGTTTTTGCATCCAGAAACCCTAACCAATTTCCAACACTGATTTTATTAGACTTGAAAATGCCCAAAGTCTCTGGCATACAAGTTTTAGAACAGGTTAAGGCTGATAAAAGAATGAAATCTATTCCTGTAGTGATGTTAACTTCGTCTAATGAAGGACCAGATATTGAAAGATGTTTCGAATTGGGCGCTAATAGTTACATCGTAAAACCTGTGGAGAGTGATAATTTCTCAAAAGCAATTAAAGAAATTGGTTTGTATTGGATGGTTTTAAGCCAACCACCACATTTGTAAACTTTAGACGATGCTTACCAACCTAAAAATCCTAATTGTTGAGGACAATGATAGCGATGCTGATTTACTCTTACGTGAATTAAATAAAACTAGCTTAGAATTTAGGACTCTTAATGTTCAAACACGTAAAGATTTCGAATCTGCATTAATAACATTTGAACCAGATTTGATATTATCTGATTATGCACTGCCTTCATTTGATGCGGTATCAGCTTTTGGAATTGCGCAAGTTAACCATGCCCACGTTCCGTTCATCATTGTTTCAGGATTCATCGGAGAAGAAAATGCCGTAGAATTAATCAAAAATGGAGTTACCGACTACGTTTCAAAAGAAAGATTATATACCTTAACTACTAAGATAAAAAGAGCGCTTGATGATGCTAAAATAAGAAAAGAGAAAATCATCACCGATAAAAAACTAATCTTCCAATCAGCAGAGTTACAAACCTTAAACCAACAACTCGAAAATAGAGTCATCAAACGCACCAAAGCTTTAGCTGAAAGTGAAAATCGTTTCAGGAATATGATGGAAACCATACCTCAAATTTCTTGGACAAACACAGTTGATGGCGATGTGGTTTATTACAATCAACGATGGTACGATTACACCGGTTTAACCGAAGTAGAAACCAAGAGTTTAGGGTTTGATGCGGCCATTCATCCCGATGATATAAAAATTAGCGGAGAAAAATATTATGCCATCATAAAAGGAAGTTTAGGTGGAGAATTTCAAGTTAGAGGAAAAAGAGCGGACGGAGATTACCGTTGGCATTTAATTAGGTTAATGCCTATCCTTAATCAACAAGATAAAATTGAGCTTTGGGTAGGAACCGCTACAGACATACAAGAATTAAGACTTTTACAGCAACAAAAAGACGATTTTATTAATATTGCAAGCCACGAGTTAAAAACTCCAATGACAACCTTAAAGGGTTCTTTACAGTTATTGGATAGACTTAAAGAAAATTTGCAATCGCCAATGTTGCCCAAATTGATATTGCAGGCTAACAGAAGTATGGATAAAGTAAATGCCTTAATCAACGAATTGCTAAATTCTAGCATGGCAAATGAGGGGCAACTTCATATTAAAGTTAAAAAGTTTCGCCTAGCTGAAATGATAGACCAATGTTGTTTAGATGTACGTTCTGGTAGCAAATATATAATTACCACCACAGGAGATTTACAATTAGAGATAGTTGCAGATGCTTTAAGAATTGAACAAATCATTAATAATTTTGTAAATAACGCAATTAAGTATGCGTCAGATTCTAAAAACATCAACATCTTAATAGAAAAGATAGATGAGTATGCAAAAATATCTGTTATAGATAACGGACCTGGAATTCCCCAAGAAAAACTTAAACATCTTTTTGATCGTTATTACCGAGTAAATAGTAGCGAAAGTCAGTATAACGGTCTGGGTTTAGGGCTTTATATTTGTTCAGAAATCATCAAAAAACACAATGGCACAATTGGAGTAGATAGTGAGCTAGGAAAAGGTACTGCCTTTTGGTTTACCTTACCGATTGAACAGGTTGTTTTAAACTAACATTACAAAACTGTACTCCTCTACATATTTTAACATCAATTTTATCCATTTAAATTCTATTTTTGTTCAATAGCCCAAACAATGAAGAAAAATAAAAGCTGCGATTTACAGACCTGTTTCATGTGCAAACTCTCTTTGCAAGAATGGCATCCAGCTATCGCTAGTCATAAACAAAACTTCACAGCTAAAAAAGGCGAACTCATCATTAAGGAAGGCGATCCGGTAACTGGCGTTTATTTTGTAACTTCTGGTAATGTTAAGGTGCATAAAAAGTGGGGCGATAAAGAATTAATCTTACGTTTTGCTAATAATGGAGCTATTTTTGGTCATAGAGGAATTGCCTCAGACCTATCTTTTTATCCCATCTCCGCAACCGCATTAGAGACCACTACGTTTTGTTTTGTGCCTATCGATTTTTTTAAGGCAACTTTAAAAGTTAATCACGATTTCGCTTATAGCATGCTGATGTTTTTTGCTGATGAATTAAATGCATCGGAAAAGAAAATGCGCAACCTAGCGTTAATGTCTGTAAAAAGCAGATTAGCAGTAGCGATATTAAGTTTAAGAGACCAATTTGGAATAAATGTAGATGATTGTCTAAATTTAGAACTAAGCAGACAAGATTTAGCCGCATACACCGGCGCTACCTATGAAACTGTTTTTAGAACAATGAACGAATTAATTGCCGAAAAACTGATTTTGTTAAAAGGGAAAATGATCAGCATTGCTGATGAACAAGGTCTAAGAGACTTAAGCAACCAGATTAAATAATGATAGGTTTAGTGCTTTGTGGCGGGCAAAGTGAGCGAATGGGTTCAGACAAAGGAATCTTATTAGCTGATGGCCAAACTTGGGCAGGCCTAGCCGAAGAAAAACTGAAAGCCCTAAACCTTTATGTTAAATTTTCAGTTAACTCAAATCAGGAAAGCGATTATGGCAACCTCTTTCAAAAGGAAAACCTCATACCTGATGATCTTACTTTAAAGATTGGCGGACCACTAAAAGGCATCTTATCGGCTCATTTATCAGCACCTGTTGAAGATTTATTCGTTTTAGCTTGCGATTTGATTAAAATGGACATCAGTTTAATGAACAGGCTGATGAATGAAAAGATACAACATCCTGATTTTGATGCTTACGTTTTCTTAAATAATGATTTTTATGAGCCTTTGTGCGGTATTTATACAGCAAAAGGTTTAGCCAAGATCATGAAGCTTTACAATGAAGGAAACTTGAAAAAACACAGTATGCATGCAACGTTGGATTTGTTAAATACTTATAAAATACACCTATCTGCTTCAGAGCAAGGTTATTTCAAGAACTTCAACTCTCCGACTGAGATTAACGAGTTATAATTTAAGGTTTTTTGAAAAGCAAAACCTGCTTTCCATTTGAATGTTAGTCCCGCATTTCGTTTCAATCTTTTTGTCTTTCCACAACTTGTCTCGAAACTTCGACAAGCTCAGGATGACAAAAAGGATTTCCACTTCAATCGGGTTTATGATACATAGGTTTGTGCTACTATGAGGGGTTTCCCTGCACTGGCTGAAGTTAAATAGCCCTAATTGAAGCGGTATCTTTTTTAATGTCATTCTGAGCTCAGTCTGCACTGAGCTCGCCGAAGTGTCGAAGGACATTAAAAAAATACGAGCGAAAAGTAGGACTACCTTAAATTGTAGCATTATTACTGCGCTTCGAATGCTTAACCAATTACACTAACTGAAGTACCTTTTTCTCCACCTTAACAAAACCAGCCTTATCATTCTCACAAAGTGAACAACAAAAATCAGCAGGTAAATCATCGAATTTTGTACCAGATGCAATGCCTTGATTGAGGTCTCCTAAATCTTCACTGTAAACAGTGAAACAATCGCCGCATTGATATAAAAATTCTATTTCCTTTGGCAAAGAATGGTTTGATTTTTTTTGAGGAATGAGCTGTTCATTTTTAACTGCTAACCTAGTTTGATAAAACTTAAGTACTGCCCTACGCAATTGCTCCGGCAATAATGATTTAGGATTTCCCTTGCTAAACACAAAGCCTGTTCGCTCATTCGGATTAAAGTTTTTAGCACATAAAATATCATAAACAGCAAATAACTTTATACCTAAAAAATTAAGAAGATGCCTTTTTCTGATCAGAATACTACTAAAAATCTCACTTTTCTTTCTAGTTTTTATCCCAAAGCAAATCCCAAAGGTACGGGTGTCATTTACACTTAAATGTTTAACCAAATAGTTCTTTAGCTCTAATCCTTCCACACAATGGTCTTCTACCTGAAAGTTTAATTCGTTTGCCGCATGGCGCATGTTTACTTCAAATTCTTCTAATAAAGCATTCCAAGATTGTTTGTGTTGCTCATCAATTCCTTTAATGATAATTGTTTTCCAAGATGTACAGCAGAGTTGTCCGAGTTTGGTTTCTTGACAGAGCAGGCAGATTTTCTTTAAAAAATCGACCGCAAACAGTTCATCACGTCTATAAATCCCTAACCAATATTTATTGTTGTAACGGTTTAATCCTTCGTAATAAGGTAAATTGAAAGCAGAAAGTGAAACTGGACTTTCAGCTGGTTTAATGATAAACCCAGAAACGTCTAATGCAGCAAAAAGCTTTTCTCCATTTGCATTTTCATTATCAATAAAGGCTTCCCGATTGTCATTGATGATGGCTTCTAATTTTTGAGTTATCGATGCTATATTGTTAGTATAACAGAGTTGATTCCATTCGTAAACTACATTGGTTTTAGGAAAACGGATAATGAGGTGCCAATAATGTGCCGATTGCGAGGAAGCCACCCAATTGATGTTACCAGTTAACATTGGCGTAAAACTTTGATTATTATCGCAAATATTAACCTTAACCGATGGTCTAAAATTAATGGCGTCAAAAATATCCTTATAAACACCTTCGGTTAACCAAGTATTGCGAATAAATATTTCTTCGGCCGGATAAGAGCTAATAATATTTGGAAAATGATGGGTATCAACTTCGTAATCGATTCCTAGTTCATCCAATTCTTTTGTAAATGTTTCTACGTTATATGATTCTAGATCAATCAACAATTGTTGCCTTAAGCCAAATCGAACATACCTTAACCTTACTTTTGCAGCTGCAACAAGGATATTGTAAAGGCTTCCAGGAGAAATAATGCCACCAGGAAAATTGATGATAACTGTCTGTTCCATAATTCGCTAGCTTAATCCAAATTCTAACATTGCTTTTGGAAAGTTTTTATTCTCGTGACCAGGCCTACAAAGTTTCAACAATACAAAACGCTGTATATCTGATAAATTCTTCCATTGATTTATAGAAATATGCAAATCCAGCTCCTGTAATTTTTCTTGTAATACAATTGGAAGCCGGTTAAATTCTCTCCAAGCAGGTGTTTTGTCTACAGCAATAATTGTAGCTTCATTATTGGTATATTTTTTAATTAAGCCAACTAGATAACTATGATATTTATTAAGCGCTGTTGAGTTTGAAATGGGCTTTATGGCCAGTTCTACCCGTTCATCAGTATTAAACTTACTCCATTCGGCCAGTTTTAGCTTGATACCAACTGCATCCATCTTAAAGCGAACAATCATTGGGATGCAACGAACATTATCTTCCATAAAATCTTCTTCGAAATTGAAGTATTCAATTCCTTTCAGGTTTATAAATTCAGATGGTTCGATAACTTTTTTCATTTATATATTTTTTATTGTCGTCATTGCGAGGAAGGCTTCTATTGCCGACGAAGCAATCTTAAAGCACTTAGGGTAGGCAAACATCTATAAGGAGATTGCTTCGGGCGATGAAGAATCGACCCTCGCAATGACGTGGTTTTCAGGTTCTGGTTTCATCACATTTACAAATGAATCTAAAATAGCTTTAACTTCTGGTCTGCAACTCCCGCAACCCATACCTGCTCCCGTGAGTTGGCATAACTGCAAATGATCTGTACAACCATCCTTAATTTTATTGATTAAATTTCCTTCACCGACATTGTTACAGCTACAAACTGTTTTGCCAATAATAGGTTCTGCGGTATTTCCGCTTCTTAATAGTTGAAGTCGTTTTTCACTCAACTCCATTTTATTTTCTATCAAGTTCCTAAACTCTAAAAACTCGCTCTTGTCTCCAATTAAAATGGCACCTACCAATTTATCATTGTGCACAATACATTTTTTGTAATAACGCTTGGCACGATCTATAAATACTATTTCTTCGTAGGTTGGGTCATCATTTGGTATTTCTGCCAAACCTAAACAACAAACAGCTAAACTATGCATTTTTAGGATGTTCATTAACAAACTTCCACTGTAATATTTAGCAATATCACCACAAAGAAATCTGGCAACAATTGCCGCTTGTTGTTCTGCAGCAGCAGTTATTCCGTAAAGTTCGCCATCAAATTCTGCAATTTCACCAACTGCAAAAATATCCTTTTCGCTGGTTCTTAAATATTCATCAACTACTACACCTCTTTTGCAATCAATTCCAGCTTCCTTGATCATTTCTATGTTAGGCACTGTGCCAATGGCGATGACTAATGTTTCGCAATCAATTAGTAAACCGCTTTTTAAACGAATGCCCGAAATATGCTTGTCTCCCACAAAACGATCTACTTCATCGTTATAAAATATCTCTATGCCCTTGCTTATCAATTCTTCATGCAACAGCTGACTGCCCAAGGCATCCAATTGCCTACCCATCAACCTCGAAATCCTTTGTATGATTGTTACTTTTGATCCTGTTTCTGCCAAAGAAGTTGCCAGCTCAATCCCCAATAAACCACCACCAACAATAACTACCCTTCCTGTGGTTTTATCAATATGTTTTCTAAAACCATCTGCATCTACTCTGCTCCTCATGGTAAATATACCACCCAATTTCGGAATATCTTTTAAAACAAACGCCCTGCTTCCTGTAGCCAATAACAATACGTCATAACTATGGATGATACCATTGTCATCTGTTACGGTTTTATTTTGTTTGTCAATTGTTTCAACACCTAAACCGCGATGTAATTTAATGCGATAATCATGTTCCTCACTATCGCTCATCTTGATTAGGTTTTGCCAAGGCAAAGTGCCAATGATATAATCGGGCAATAAAACTCTATTGTAAAAAGGAAAATTCTCTTTACTAAAAATCTCTATGTCATCTGTAGTGTTTAATGCTCGGTAACTCTTCACAAAACCACAAGCACCTGCTCCTGCACCG
The sequence above is drawn from the Pedobacter frigiditerrae genome and encodes:
- a CDS encoding DUF2264 domain-containing protein — its product is MKLAQNKVINKLKYMGLAVVLSTVTIQAQAQKKAKPNPVVTGAQDREYWANLLYKMSSPVILNLSNSTLKKNMPVEVPPGQKTDFFKKVTYLEAVGRTMAGVAPWLALPDDETKEGQMRKKLREALLKGIANAVDPANPDYLNFRTESQPIVDAAYMAQAFLRAPKALWEPLDDVTKKRIAEEFKALRTRTGAYNNWLLFAGINEAFLLSIGEQADPVRLEFAKRKILEWYQGDGWYSDGPSFSMDYYNSYVIHPMLVDFFKVLSDKKRVPIDMYDTAVKRMVRYSEFSERIISPDGTYVPMGRSVTYRTAAFQALGQVALMEKLPSQISPAQVRCGVTAVMHRMFDQCNNFDANGWLVLGFCGSQPGIADGYTSTGSLYMATLGFLPLGLPADNVFWTADAADWTAKKAWSGQAFKKDYHVEY
- a CDS encoding glycoside hydrolase family 88 protein; its protein translation is MNKRISLFFLIFFFLNAGVAKSQFGALTSDSIFFQMKKVADWQWKTLEKVGWKNPKKDWTSGAMYTGMVAWAKLANDKTYYRKLIQVGEDNKWQVGKYRYFADDYCVGQLYSQLYKIYKDPKYIADFKALADTITTLPHTEGLEWKKNIHLREWAWCDALFMGPPALGYLTDATGDAKFLDKSAQLWMKTTEYLYDKDEKLYYRDSRYFNKKEKNGTKVFWGRGNGWVIGGLVRVLSVMPKNHPERKKLEGLFKDMSNKLAALQQPDGSWHASLLDPASYPSKETSGTGFICYAMAWGINNGLLPAKKYQPVVNKAWLALVTSIHPDGKLGFVQAQGAAPDKVGYDDTDVYGVGAFLLAGSEMLPLYLNQKDNVFIKEVYNETASSKKQIVEVKWSDIKKEIKKADPKNVVVNDAATKTLIPSTIIYKGKTPQFLQYTVDFSAGTNRYFEISTK
- a CDS encoding sensor histidine kinase; the protein is MKKHTSDGQETTHLLNLKNSEQENQTAELIIANKEIALQIEDKENRAAELIITNKELLFQIQEKENRAAELVIANKELAFQNEEKENRAAELVIANKELAFQNEEKEKRAAELIIANKELAFQNKEKEKRAEELITANRELKNAEEDIRILNEELEQKVIERTAQLELANKELGSFSYSVSHDLRAPIRAINGYSKILLEDYVEKLDVDGEKALQSIIYNSKKMGLLIDDLLAFSKLGRKPVTVAEIDMNALVQLIKEELIFDKDEHIPQFDLEVLLNAKCDKSLIRQVWINLISNAIKYSSNKTNTHIEIGSYLEENMVVYFVKDNGAGFDMEYYDKLFGVFQRLHSQEEFEGTGIGLAIVQKIVHRHNGNVWAESELEKGSCFYFSLPAIN
- a CDS encoding response regulator; this translates as MEYENIEILFVEDSVDDAALTIRALNKSGFTQKLLHVKDGAEALDFLYCKGVFASRNPNQFPTLILLDLKMPKVSGIQVLEQVKADKRMKSIPVVMLTSSNEGPDIERCFELGANSYIVKPVESDNFSKAIKEIGLYWMVLSQPPHL
- a CDS encoding ATP-binding protein; amino-acid sequence: MLTNLKILIVEDNDSDADLLLRELNKTSLEFRTLNVQTRKDFESALITFEPDLILSDYALPSFDAVSAFGIAQVNHAHVPFIIVSGFIGEENAVELIKNGVTDYVSKERLYTLTTKIKRALDDAKIRKEKIITDKKLIFQSAELQTLNQQLENRVIKRTKALAESENRFRNMMETIPQISWTNTVDGDVVYYNQRWYDYTGLTEVETKSLGFDAAIHPDDIKISGEKYYAIIKGSLGGEFQVRGKRADGDYRWHLIRLMPILNQQDKIELWVGTATDIQELRLLQQQKDDFINIASHELKTPMTTLKGSLQLLDRLKENLQSPMLPKLILQANRSMDKVNALINELLNSSMANEGQLHIKVKKFRLAEMIDQCCLDVRSGSKYIITTTGDLQLEIVADALRIEQIINNFVNNAIKYASDSKNINILIEKIDEYAKISVIDNGPGIPQEKLKHLFDRYYRVNSSESQYNGLGLGLYICSEIIKKHNGTIGVDSELGKGTAFWFTLPIEQVVLN
- a CDS encoding Crp/Fnr family transcriptional regulator, translating into MKKNKSCDLQTCFMCKLSLQEWHPAIASHKQNFTAKKGELIIKEGDPVTGVYFVTSGNVKVHKKWGDKELILRFANNGAIFGHRGIASDLSFYPISATALETTTFCFVPIDFFKATLKVNHDFAYSMLMFFADELNASEKKMRNLALMSVKSRLAVAILSLRDQFGINVDDCLNLELSRQDLAAYTGATYETVFRTMNELIAEKLILLKGKMISIADEQGLRDLSNQIK
- a CDS encoding molybdenum cofactor guanylyltransferase; translated protein: MIGLVLCGGQSERMGSDKGILLADGQTWAGLAEEKLKALNLYVKFSVNSNQESDYGNLFQKENLIPDDLTLKIGGPLKGILSAHLSAPVEDLFVLACDLIKMDISLMNRLMNEKIQHPDFDAYVFLNNDFYEPLCGIYTAKGLAKIMKLYNEGNLKKHSMHATLDLLNTYKIHLSASEQGYFKNFNSPTEINEL
- a CDS encoding rubredoxin, which codes for MEQTVIINFPGGIISPGSLYNILVAAAKVRLRYVRFGLRQQLLIDLESYNVETFTKELDELGIDYEVDTHHFPNIISSYPAEEIFIRNTWLTEGVYKDIFDAINFRPSVKVNICDNNQSFTPMLTGNINWVASSQSAHYWHLIIRFPKTNVVYEWNQLCYTNNIASITQKLEAIINDNREAFIDNENANGEKLFAALDVSGFIIKPAESPVSLSAFNLPYYEGLNRYNNKYWLGIYRRDELFAVDFLKKICLLCQETKLGQLCCTSWKTIIIKGIDEQHKQSWNALLEEFEVNMRHAANELNFQVEDHCVEGLELKNYLVKHLSVNDTRTFGICFGIKTRKKSEIFSSILIRKRHLLNFLGIKLFAVYDILCAKNFNPNERTGFVFSKGNPKSLLPEQLRRAVLKFYQTRLAVKNEQLIPQKKSNHSLPKEIEFLYQCGDCFTVYSEDLGDLNQGIASGTKFDDLPADFCCSLCENDKAGFVKVEKKVLQLV